From a region of the Sulfuriferula plumbiphila genome:
- a CDS encoding DUF4870 family protein, which yields MTENNIEAGKLPADGLVTITHVIYGLHAFTVVTGLLSPMLIVTAFLTGWPSILAVVLNYIKRGEARGTYLESHFRWQIRTFWFALLWVVVAWLLVFTLIGIPLAIAVVSIAGLWVLYRVARGWLRLNDKLAMPL from the coding sequence GTGACAGAAAACAATATTGAAGCCGGCAAGTTGCCGGCGGATGGCCTGGTGACGATCACCCACGTGATTTATGGTCTGCATGCGTTCACCGTGGTCACGGGTTTGCTCAGCCCCATGCTCATCGTTACTGCCTTCCTCACCGGCTGGCCGTCGATCCTGGCGGTGGTGCTCAACTATATCAAGCGCGGCGAGGCACGCGGCACTTATCTGGAATCGCATTTCCGCTGGCAGATCCGCACTTTCTGGTTCGCCTTGCTGTGGGTAGTGGTGGCGTGGCTGCTGGTGTTTACGCTGATCGGCATTCCGCTGGCGATTGCGGTCGTCTCCATCGCCGGATTATGGGTGCTATACCGCGTGGCACGCGGCTGGCTGCGGCTTAACGACAAACTGGCGATGCCGTTGTAG
- the rlmM gene encoding 23S rRNA (cytidine(2498)-2'-O)-methyltransferase RlmM: MSSMNALLLYCRAGFEKECAGEIMAWATELGVHGYVRAAEQTGWVLFQAETQDEITLITSELPFTRLIFARQWVQVAALIQGMPEGDRLTAVKAAVSQLAPRYSEIRVETPDTDVAKTRLGFCGRFTRPLTAALEKTRQLVPGASAPRLHVCFVADDAAYVGISDPANSAPWFMGIPRVRVGRDAPSRSAGKLAEALMVFLDGSNAHELKAGMRAVDLGASPGGWAWVLAQKGIRVTAVDNGPMAAAAMATEMVEHMRGDGFTYRPHHPVNWLVCDMVESPSRIAQLVAEWIARGHARHAIFNLKLPMKKRLEEVRRCEEIIAKRLEREDMSYTLQIKQLYHDREEVTLCLMRDKA; the protein is encoded by the coding sequence ATGAGCAGCATGAATGCACTGCTACTCTACTGTCGCGCCGGGTTCGAAAAAGAATGCGCGGGCGAAATCATGGCCTGGGCGACCGAGCTGGGCGTACATGGCTACGTCAGAGCCGCCGAGCAAACCGGCTGGGTCCTGTTCCAGGCTGAAACGCAGGATGAGATCACGCTGATTACCAGCGAGCTACCCTTTACCCGCCTCATTTTTGCGCGCCAGTGGGTGCAAGTCGCGGCGCTGATTCAGGGCATGCCTGAGGGCGACCGCCTTACCGCAGTCAAGGCCGCCGTGAGCCAGCTTGCGCCACGCTATTCTGAAATCCGGGTGGAAACCCCCGACACCGATGTCGCCAAAACGCGTCTGGGATTTTGTGGGCGTTTCACCCGTCCGCTCACCGCGGCGCTGGAAAAAACCCGCCAGTTGGTTCCCGGCGCGAGCGCGCCGCGCCTGCATGTGTGTTTTGTGGCCGACGATGCGGCTTATGTGGGCATCTCCGATCCGGCCAATTCCGCGCCGTGGTTCATGGGTATCCCGCGCGTGCGCGTCGGGCGCGATGCACCGAGCCGCTCCGCCGGCAAGCTGGCGGAAGCACTGATGGTGTTTCTCGACGGCAGCAACGCGCATGAACTCAAGGCCGGAATGCGCGCTGTCGACCTGGGCGCCTCGCCCGGCGGCTGGGCGTGGGTGCTGGCGCAAAAAGGCATCCGCGTCACCGCCGTGGATAACGGTCCGATGGCTGCAGCGGCGATGGCCACCGAAATGGTCGAGCACATGCGCGGCGACGGCTTCACCTACCGGCCGCATCATCCGGTGAACTGGCTGGTGTGCGACATGGTGGAAAGCCCGTCGCGCATTGCCCAGCTGGTGGCGGAATGGATCGCGCGCGGCCATGCCCGCCACGCCATTTTCAATCTCAAACTGCCGATGAAAAAACGCCTGGAAGAAGTGCGCCGCTGCGAAGAAATTATCGCCAAACGGCTGGAGCGCGAAGATATGAGCTACACTTTGCAGATCAAACAGCTGTATCACGACCGCGAGGAAGTGACGCTATGTTTGATGCGTGACAAGGCGTGA
- a CDS encoding DUF1003 domain-containing protein, which yields MNSKPSKPSKPVSPSHSHDKLSEAGLDQINENIGAISAFYAREKQKISPSQRFLENISHFVGQPLYFGSILLFVSAWILANVFARQLGLVEFDEPPFLWLQGTVSLGALLTTTVVAIKQNRMAKMEEQRAHLDLQVNLLTEQKSTKIIDLLEELRRDLPMVKNRYDPEAEAFQESTDPHLVLAALDEQGVSAEQPQDTGEAKTDVERNKPGKNS from the coding sequence ATGAATTCCAAACCTTCTAAACCTTCTAAACCCGTATCACCTTCACATAGCCATGACAAATTATCCGAAGCTGGACTGGACCAGATCAACGAGAACATCGGCGCCATTTCAGCGTTCTACGCGCGCGAAAAACAAAAGATCAGTCCGTCGCAACGGTTCCTGGAGAACATTAGCCATTTTGTCGGACAGCCGCTTTATTTCGGTTCGATCCTGCTGTTTGTTTCAGCCTGGATTTTGGCCAATGTATTTGCGCGCCAACTCGGGTTGGTGGAATTTGACGAACCTCCATTTCTTTGGCTGCAAGGTACGGTCAGTTTGGGTGCGTTGTTGACAACAACAGTGGTTGCGATCAAGCAAAATCGCATGGCCAAGATGGAGGAACAGCGCGCGCACCTGGATCTACAGGTCAATCTGCTGACCGAACAGAAAAGTACCAAAATCATTGACCTGCTGGAAGAACTGAGACGCGATCTGCCCATGGTCAAAAACCGCTATGATCCTGAAGCGGAAGCATTCCAGGAATCGACCGACCCACATCTGGTTCTCGCGGCGCTGGATGAACAGGGAGTGTCGGCGGAGCAGCCACAGGATACGGGAGAGGCTAAAACCGATGTTGAGCGGAATAAACCTGGAAAG